Part of the Deltaproteobacteria bacterium genome is shown below.
CGGCCATGTCCGGGAACGCAGCCCGCATCCGCTCCTCGAAGACCTGCTTCACCGGTCCGGGCAAGCGCACCAGCACCCAGCCTGCCTCGCGCGCGCCCGCTTCACGCGCGGCCTCGAGCACGCGCACCATGTCCTCGTCGTTCAAGCCCGGGATGATGGGCGCGACCATCACGCCCGTCGGAATTCCCGCTTCGTTGAGCCGCTTGATGGTCTCGATGCGCCGCTGCGGCGTGGCCACGAACGGCTCCACCAGGCGCGCCTTGTCCTTGTTCCAGAAGGGGATGCTCACCATCACCCGCGCGCTGGTGACGCGGTTCAGCTTCTGGAGCACGTCGATGTCGCGCTCGACGAGCGGCGCCTTGGTGATGATGCCGATCGGCTGGCGGTACTCGGCGCAGACCTCGAGACAGCCGCGCGTGAGCCGCAGGCTCGCCTCCACCGGCTGGTAACAGTCGGTCACGCCGCTGAACATGAGGAGCTCGCCCTTCCACGACGGCTTCTCGAACGCCTCGCGCAAGAGCTCCGGCGCCTGCATCTTCACGGCGATGCGCGTGTCGAAGTCGGTGCCCGCGCCGAAGCCCAGGTACTCGTGCCCCGGCCGCGCGTAGCAGTACGCGCACGCGTGCTGGCAGCCGCGGTACGGGTTCACGCTGAAGCGGAAGCCGATGTCCGGCGAGTCGTTCTGCGCCACGATCGTGCGCGAGGCGTCCTCGTAGAAGCCGACCGGCACTTCCGGCGGCTCGCCCAGGTAGTCGATCTCGGTGGCGTGGAACGGGTTCGGCGGGTTCGAGAGCGGGCGCGGACGCATGCCATCAGCATACTGAACATACGTATAGCTCGCCAAGAGTCTGCCCGGTCGCGGGCCGTGGGGCGTGGGCCGTGGGTCGTTCGGAGACGCACGAGATCAGGTTGAAGTAGAGTGCGCTCGCGAGGTGGCCATGGCACTGAAGAGCAACCCGGTGGTGAAGCGGCTCGTGCAGACCGGCGAAGCCCAGGTCGGCAAGATCGTTCAGCAGGTGCTCGCGAACGAGAAGTTCGTCGCCGGCATCCAGACCGTCGTTCAGACCACCCTCACCGCCAAGGGCGCCTTCGATCGCAACATCCGCATGGCGCTCTCCGCCATGAACCTGCCCAGCACGCAGGACCTCGAGCAGCTCCGCAACAAGGTCGGCGAGCTCGAGGTGGTGCTGGTGAAGCTCGATGAGAAGGTGAACCAGCTCCTCGAGAAGCATTGATGCGCCGCATCGCCTTCATCAACGAGAAGGGCGGCACCTGCAAGACCACCCTCACGGTCAACGTGGGCGCGTATTTGGCGCAGAAGGGCAAGCGCGTCCTCGTCGTCGACCTGGATACGCAAGGGCACGCGGGCAAGTCCCTCGGCCTCGACGTGCGCACGCTCTCGCCGAACGTCTTCGACCTGCTCAGCCGCGATGACCTCACCGTCGCCGAGGTCGCGCGCGCCACCGCCGTGCCGGGCCTCGACGTGGTGCCGTCGAACAAGGCGATGAGCGAGTTCCCGGTCGTGGTGGCGCACCGCACCGACCGCGTGCGCCGGCTCGATCGCGCCATGCGCGGGCTCGAGGGCTACGACTTCGTGCTCTACGACGCGCCGCCGTCGATGGGCCTCACCACGCTGAACATCATGGTCGCGTGCGAAGAGGTCGTGATTCCCGTCGCGCTGACGTACCTCGGGCTCGATGGCTGCGCGGAGATGGTCGAGACCGTGCGCAAGGTGCAGAGCGAGCACCAGAAGCCGGATCTGCGCATCGCCATGGTGATTCCGACGCTGTACCGGAACACCGCGCTCGCCGACGAGATCCTGGAGAAGCTCAAGTCGTACTTCCCCGAGGAGCTCGCCTCCACGGCGCTCGGCTTCAACGTGAAGATCGACGAGGCCCAGAGCCACGGCAAGACCATCTGGGACTACGCGCCCACCAGCCCGGGCGCGAAGATGCTCAAGGCCATCGCCGACGAGCTCGTGGGTCGCGCGCCGGCGCGGCCGCGCACGCGAGGCGAGAAGCGCGCGTCGGATCAGCCGAGCGTGAGCTCGTAGCCCTTTGAGTCGCCCACGTACTCGCCGATGCCCGAGGGCGCGCCGTAGCTGGCGTTGAAGGTCTTCACATTCGACACCGAGCCGGTGCTCTGCAGGTTCTTCAGCACCAGGTCGCGCTCGCTGCCCACGTCGGGCTGCACGGCGTGGAAGAGGAACGCGCTCTCGGGATGGTTCGGCGCGAAGACGATGCCCGTGTCGCGCGAGGCAGCGATGGCGTAGACGTCGTTGCCCTGCGCGTCCTTCTGACCCGTGGCGAAGATGCGCAGGTGATCGCGCCCGCCGAGCGGATCGTTGTTCATCTCGTAGGCCGCGACGAGCTTCTGCCCGCGGTAGCTCTGCACGGACACGGGCATCTTGTTCACGCCTGGCACGTCGGGCGGCTTGGGCGTGGTCCACGGGTGGAGGTGGATCCCGAATGCGCCCGCGATGCCGGTGGCGAGGCCATCGACCTTCTGCGCCGCCCACGAGAGCGCCTTGCCCACTTCCTCTTTCGCGGCCGCGCCCACGTAGCGCACGTTGGCCGCGAGCCCGGCCGGATCCGCCTGCGTCCAGCCCGACTGCGAGAGCGCCTGCTCCACCTGAGAGAGCGATCCGTGCACGTACATCGTGACCGGATCCGAGCGATTGCCCTGGGTGTCGAGCGTCCACTCGCCTTGCGCGGGCTTCACGAACGGCGGCGGACCGGCGTCGCCCAGCGCGACCTTGGCCGTGCGCGCCGCCTGGAAGCTGTCACCGCCGACGGCCGGACGCGCGGCCGGGGAGGCCCTGGGCGCAGGTGGCGTCCTGGGCGCGACGGGCTTCGCGGGCACAGCAGGGACAGCAGATCCGGCGCGGCGGACCACCATGCGCTCCTCCCGGACGACACCCCATTATCGCTGCTTTGGTGCGGCCAGCTGCACCACGTCCGGATCCACCCCCAACAGGGACATGGCATTGCCGCCGGTCACCTTTCGGATCACCGGATCCGAGAGCCCTGCAGCCTCGAGGGCCGCGGCGGTGCGCGCGAGGGCGAGGAGATCCGTGGCGCCGTCGCCGGCGTCGGATCCGAGCACGAGCTGCTGCGGTCCGTGCGCCTGAACCGCGGCCACCGCTTCGGCCACGGCCACGCGTCCGCTGCGCACCGAGAGGCCCGCGAGGTGTCCGCAGCCGAGCAGCACGGGCAGATCCTCCGTGTGCGCGCGCGCGAGCAGAATCCGCCCCGGGGGAAGCCCGGACTCGCTCAGCAGGCCCAGTGTCCGCCGCATCAGCCGCGCGCGTTCGGTGCTCGCCACCTCCACGACGACCGGCAGATCCAACTCATCGGCGAGCTCGAGTTGGCGCGTGAAGAGCCGCTCGGCCGAAGGCGATCCGTCGCCGAGGCCGATGAGCCCAATGGCGACCACGCGCGCGTCGCCGTGGGTCTCGGGCAGGAGATCCAGCACCTGCTCGACGTCGTGCGCGGGCCCGCAGCCCGGCGGAATTCCCAGCGCCAGGAACGGCCGGATCCCCGCGCGCAGGAGCCGGCCGGCCTGCACCTCCGCGAGGTTCTTGAAGTGAGCGAGCAGCGCCTCGGGCTCGGCGCGCGTGCCACCGGCATGTGCGGGCACGAGCGCGGCGCCTACGCCGAAGCTGGCCAGGGTGCGCAGGTCGGTCTGGGTCAGGCCGTCGGGCTGGAGGTGGGCGTCGAAGAAGGCCACGGTCTCGACGCTAACACCGCGGCCGTGACAGCCCGACCCGCAGGCGAGGGATTTTCGTTGCACCTGTGGCAGCTTGTCCGCGTCTTGCGGGTTGACTGGCAGGCAGCCGGGCAGCCTCCAACCGAGCAATTTCGCCCGGTTGAGGCCAGTGAGCCAGGGCAGGGCCAGGTGGCGCGGTTGGTGCACAATCCCGCGGCCGACTTCGAGATTGAGGCATCCATGACGCCGCGCCGTCCGCAGGTCGACTCCCGCATCCACGCCCGCGCCCCGTACCGCGAGACCGTGCGCTACTTCGACTGGGATCGCGCCCGCAGCGGCCAGGCCACGCAGATCTCGGCCAGCGGCATCTTCGTGTGCACGCCGGCGCCGCTCGCCGAGGGCCGCATGGTCACGTTGCGACTGGCGCTGCCCGGGAACGTCGCGGGCTTCACCGTGCTGGCGCGCGTGGTGCGCACGGTCCAGGGCGGGTTGCTGCACGAGGCTGGCATGGGCCTGCAGTTCCTGGACATCCCCTCGCAGGCGCGCGGGCAGATCGAGCAATACGTCTCTGGGCGCCGCGCGGCCTGAAGCTCCGCTGAACGCCGGCGCACGCTCGTCCCACGAACATTTCCGGAAATCGAACGCTCGTTTGCTGGGTTCTTAGGCGACCCCTAGCTTTGGGTCGGGCCGGACGGGGTCACTTGTTCCCAAGCGCAGGGATGGGATAGCTGGGCAGCGCACATGAACAAGCTCTCCGCCATCGTGCTTGCCGCCGGCAAAGGCACCCGCATGAAGTCCGAGCGGGCCAAGGTCCTTCACCCGGCGCTCGGGCGTCCGCTCGCCTGCTACCCGCTGCTGCGCGCCTTCGAGCTCGGCGCGGATCCGGTCGTCGCGGTCGTCGGACATCAGGCGGACGTGGTCGAGCGCGAGCTCACCGCGCGCTTCCCCGGCAAGCCCCTCGCGTTCGCGATCCAGGCGAGCCAGCTCGGCACGGCCCACGCCGTGCGCGCGGCTGAAGAGAAGCTCAAGGGCTTCGCCGGCGACGTGCTCATCCTCTACGGCGACGTGCCGCTCCTGCGCCGCGAGACGCTCCAGGCGCTACTCGACGCCCACCGCGCCTCGCCCGGGCCGCTCACGCTCATCACCTTCAAGCCCGCGGATCCGACGGGCTACGGCCGACTGGTTC
Proteins encoded:
- a CDS encoding PA0069 family radical SAM protein, coding for MRPRPLSNPPNPFHATEIDYLGEPPEVPVGFYEDASRTIVAQNDSPDIGFRFSVNPYRGCQHACAYCYARPGHEYLGFGAGTDFDTRIAVKMQAPELLREAFEKPSWKGELLMFSGVTDCYQPVEASLRLTRGCLEVCAEYRQPIGIITKAPLVERDIDVLQKLNRVTSARVMVSIPFWNKDKARLVEPFVATPQRRIETIKRLNEAGIPTGVMVAPIIPGLNDEDMVRVLEAAREAGAREAGWVLVRLPGPVKQVFEERMRAAFPDMAEKILHRVRETRDGKMYQTGWGTRQTGTGLYAETIARLFSTTVKRLDFPGMPSAREDTFQRPKKQTPQLSLF
- a CDS encoding ParA family protein — encoded protein: MRRIAFINEKGGTCKTTLTVNVGAYLAQKGKRVLVVDLDTQGHAGKSLGLDVRTLSPNVFDLLSRDDLTVAEVARATAVPGLDVVPSNKAMSEFPVVVAHRTDRVRRLDRAMRGLEGYDFVLYDAPPSMGLTTLNIMVACEEVVIPVALTYLGLDGCAEMVETVRKVQSEHQKPDLRIAMVIPTLYRNTALADEILEKLKSYFPEELASTALGFNVKIDEAQSHGKTIWDYAPTSPGAKMLKAIADELVGRAPARPRTRGEKRASDQPSVSS
- a CDS encoding LssY C-terminal domain-containing protein, producing MVVRRAGSAVPAVPAKPVAPRTPPAPRASPAARPAVGGDSFQAARTAKVALGDAGPPPFVKPAQGEWTLDTQGNRSDPVTMYVHGSLSQVEQALSQSGWTQADPAGLAANVRYVGAAAKEEVGKALSWAAQKVDGLATGIAGAFGIHLHPWTTPKPPDVPGVNKMPVSVQSYRGQKLVAAYEMNNDPLGGRDHLRIFATGQKDAQGNDVYAIAASRDTGIVFAPNHPESAFLFHAVQPDVGSERDLVLKNLQSTGSVSNVKTFNASYGAPSGIGEYVGDSKGYELTLG
- a CDS encoding TatD family hydrolase, translated to MAFFDAHLQPDGLTQTDLRTLASFGVGAALVPAHAGGTRAEPEALLAHFKNLAEVQAGRLLRAGIRPFLALGIPPGCGPAHDVEQVLDLLPETHGDARVVAIGLIGLGDGSPSAERLFTRQLELADELDLPVVVEVASTERARLMRRTLGLLSESGLPPGRILLARAHTEDLPVLLGCGHLAGLSVRSGRVAVAEAVAAVQAHGPQQLVLGSDAGDGATDLLALARTAAALEAAGLSDPVIRKVTGGNAMSLLGVDPDVVQLAAPKQR
- a CDS encoding PilZ domain-containing protein, with translation MTPRRPQVDSRIHARAPYRETVRYFDWDRARSGQATQISASGIFVCTPAPLAEGRMVTLRLALPGNVAGFTVLARVVRTVQGGLLHEAGMGLQFLDIPSQARGQIEQYVSGRRAA